One window from the genome of Spirosoma rhododendri encodes:
- a CDS encoding NPCBM/NEW2 domain-containing protein, with amino-acid sequence MPTFPYRTRLLTPVCSVLLLGTISSSFVSHAQTTYYVASSGRDTNDGKSAGSPFQSVSRASQLALQPGDQVLFRRGDTFAGTLTINQLGTDGKPIVVDAYGSGAKPILTGAVPVGNWTSVGNNVWQAGCATCGNSVAGVYSNGTALPLGRYPNLSAATKGYLTVQSHNGKTQLTSQQGLPASFAGGEAVIRPVHWILDRATITGQSGNTLQLSYTSNYTPTDGWGFFIQNHPATLDQVGEWYYNPSTRTIQLFDNQSNPNGRTITATVSDGLTLNGASYVTVRNMQITQTQTAGIRATNSNNLTFSGVEITNAGTDGIVLTGSGSGVLIDNCRVVDVNNNGVAVSSYANFTCRGTTIQRIGLVPGRGGSGDGQYVGLQTHGANTLIENNVVDNIGYNAITFTRGTTIQRNLISSYCMAKGDGGGIYTWNGNGQSQSNMRILSNIVYAGNGPWEGTSYKSNTSAHGIYLDDCTANAEVTGNTVFNCYGYGIYLHGTSNITLTNNTSFGNNETQLALMHNGGSCPMRNNIVQNNALVSRTASQLVAKYESNANDLLSYGTFDKNVYARPANDAGKILTVVNNTTGALLQLWQWQSQYTKDGSSLNSPAAYIKSGNSAEYIKFYCNTSAGTISVPLDGNYIDGWNKAYTGQATLPPFSSLILFRANDGTTNPVYLSDLNWIGMSNGYGPAERDRSNGNTGDNDGTTLRLNGVTYEKGLGCHANSDIMYNLAGRYRTFLTDIGIDDEVGNTSCGSVIFRVYADNALIYDSGAMGPTSPTKSLSLDVRGKQILRLMVLNNGDGCGDHGDWAGARLVASGSPRIGAEVLSESREPAAVSIYPVPAKDEIWLRYQAEVNGEAVVELLDMQARPVLKKTHQAVVGENVVRVPVSDVQRGSYLLMLQQGVLRVTKRVLLTD; translated from the coding sequence ATGCCAACGTTTCCCTACCGTACCCGGCTACTGACTCCTGTATGCTCAGTTCTTCTGCTCGGGACCATTAGTAGTTCATTCGTCAGCCACGCACAAACCACTTACTACGTCGCCAGTTCGGGGCGCGATACGAACGATGGCAAATCTGCCGGGTCGCCATTTCAGTCTGTCAGTCGGGCTAGTCAGCTTGCCTTGCAGCCGGGCGATCAGGTGCTGTTCCGCCGGGGCGATACGTTTGCCGGTACACTAACCATCAATCAGTTGGGTACGGACGGAAAGCCGATTGTCGTCGATGCGTACGGGTCGGGGGCGAAGCCGATTCTAACGGGGGCGGTGCCTGTCGGCAACTGGACCAGCGTAGGCAATAACGTCTGGCAGGCAGGCTGCGCTACTTGCGGGAACAGTGTGGCGGGTGTGTATAGCAACGGGACGGCGCTGCCGTTGGGGCGTTATCCCAATCTGTCAGCGGCTACCAAAGGCTATCTGACAGTACAATCGCACAACGGGAAAACGCAGTTAACCAGTCAGCAGGGCCTTCCCGCCAGCTTTGCGGGGGGCGAAGCCGTGATCCGGCCTGTGCACTGGATACTCGACCGGGCAACCATTACCGGGCAAAGCGGCAATACGCTCCAGCTCAGTTACACCAGTAATTACACGCCCACCGATGGCTGGGGATTTTTTATTCAGAACCACCCGGCCACGCTCGATCAAGTGGGCGAGTGGTACTATAACCCGTCGACCAGAACGATCCAGTTGTTCGATAACCAGAGCAACCCCAACGGCCGGACGATTACCGCAACGGTCAGTGATGGACTTACGTTAAACGGAGCGTCGTACGTTACGGTCCGTAACATGCAGATCACGCAGACGCAGACGGCGGGTATACGAGCGACGAACAGTAACAATCTAACATTCTCAGGGGTCGAGATAACCAACGCCGGTACCGACGGTATCGTGCTGACCGGGTCGGGGAGCGGGGTGCTGATCGATAACTGTCGGGTCGTAGATGTGAATAACAACGGTGTTGCGGTAAGCAGCTACGCAAATTTCACCTGCCGGGGTACGACTATTCAGCGCATCGGGCTGGTACCGGGTCGGGGCGGTAGTGGCGATGGGCAGTACGTCGGCCTGCAAACCCACGGAGCGAATACGCTGATCGAAAACAATGTCGTTGACAACATCGGCTACAACGCTATCACGTTTACAAGGGGTACAACTATCCAGCGAAATCTGATTTCCAGTTACTGCATGGCCAAAGGTGACGGAGGAGGCATATACACCTGGAACGGTAACGGACAGTCGCAGAGTAATATGCGTATTCTGTCGAACATTGTGTATGCCGGGAACGGGCCGTGGGAAGGTACGTCGTACAAAAGCAACACGTCCGCCCACGGCATCTACCTCGACGACTGCACCGCCAACGCCGAAGTAACCGGCAATACCGTATTCAACTGCTACGGCTACGGAATTTACCTGCATGGTACGTCCAACATTACGCTGACAAATAATACGTCGTTTGGCAATAACGAAACGCAACTGGCACTGATGCACAACGGAGGTAGCTGTCCGATGCGCAACAATATCGTGCAGAACAATGCGCTGGTCAGCCGTACCGCCAGTCAGCTGGTGGCCAAATACGAGTCGAATGCCAACGACCTGTTGAGTTACGGTACGTTTGACAAGAACGTGTACGCGCGTCCGGCCAATGATGCCGGAAAGATCCTGACGGTCGTTAATAACACAACGGGTGCGCTGCTTCAGCTGTGGCAGTGGCAAAGTCAGTACACAAAAGATGGTAGCTCGCTAAATAGTCCGGCTGCATACATCAAGTCCGGCAATTCGGCTGAGTACATCAAATTCTACTGCAATACGTCGGCCGGGACTATCTCTGTACCGCTGGATGGTAATTACATCGATGGCTGGAATAAAGCTTACACAGGACAGGCAACGTTACCCCCGTTTTCGTCGCTGATACTGTTTCGCGCCAACGACGGAACGACCAATCCCGTCTACTTGTCAGACCTCAACTGGATTGGTATGAGCAACGGTTACGGCCCCGCCGAGCGCGATCGCAGCAACGGAAATACCGGCGACAACGATGGTACAACGCTGAGACTTAATGGAGTTACGTATGAAAAAGGACTAGGCTGCCACGCCAACTCCGACATTATGTATAATCTCGCCGGGCGCTACCGCACATTTCTGACCGATATTGGTATCGACGACGAAGTGGGCAACACTAGCTGCGGGTCTGTCATTTTTCGGGTATACGCCGATAATGCACTCATCTACGACAGCGGTGCTATGGGCCCCACTTCGCCTACTAAATCACTGAGTCTGGATGTACGCGGAAAGCAGATTCTCCGGTTAATGGTTCTCAACAACGGCGACGGGTGTGGCGACCACGGCGATTGGGCCGGTGCGCGGCTGGTCGCGTCGGGTAGCCCCCGTATCGGCGCGGAGGTGCTGTCTGAATCCCGCGAACCGGCAGCGGTATCGATCTATCCCGTACCGGCTAAAGACGAAATCTGGCTGCGGTATCAGGCCGAAGTCAATGGCGAAGCCGTTGTCGAACTGCTGGATATGCAGGCCCGCCCGGTGCTGAAGAAAACGCATCAGGCTGTAGTCGGTGAAAACGTCGTTCGAGTACCGGTAAGCGACGTACAGCGGGGTAGCTACCTGCTCATGCTGCAACAGGGTGTACTGCGTGTTACCAAACGAGTGTTGCTGACCGATTAA
- a CDS encoding tetratricopeptide repeat protein, which translates to MCLCTFARAHAPVDTLARLTPDQRVVALWKQSRHWLRTCQPTEPIAPVVIRFDSVRALAQHLNDEKLYWYATLLPIHHRVEMTRNTDTRFRIYRDAESVMERCPVAVVRASFHMLYGTDLFLSGRNRQDALRLLLQASHTFEQIGYTHLPEGNVYLSIYGNMYYQVGDYQKAIEYLKTALRYHENGLIDTYPEWNTLGMAYQRLGQYALAEQAFHRTIAIARQRRNLDYIGLGSGNLGNTLRLAGRYREALPYLQTRITILQKTLPVNAALSALNIARIHLLLDSTDRAKQDIELAQQLFHGEQKQHPIPYYETLTAYYRKTGNFALATRYLDSTLTCKDSLMRQMSNKALSVAEGNLRAEQYLSTLKQSETNRHWSVLVRNVVIAALLLLGLAGWYVIRQRQRQQRWEADVKLASAQAQLHQYVASLSERNALIERMSDELTTARQRTPEIDPAHNDRVMTLLNSSILTGKDWLQFRHLFEQVYPTFFGDLHRTHPNLTPAELRLLALLKLQVPTKQMAYMLGVSVDSVHKARYRLRKKVDEATDNTVRSLLEPV; encoded by the coding sequence ATGTGCCTGTGTACCTTCGCACGTGCTCACGCGCCGGTCGATACACTCGCCCGGCTGACACCCGATCAGCGGGTGGTGGCACTCTGGAAGCAGAGCCGCCACTGGCTGCGAACTTGCCAGCCAACCGAACCCATAGCCCCCGTAGTAATCCGATTCGACAGCGTGCGGGCACTGGCGCAGCACCTGAACGACGAGAAGCTATACTGGTACGCTACCCTCCTGCCCATTCACCACCGGGTCGAAATGACGCGAAATACAGATACGAGATTTCGTATTTATCGGGACGCCGAATCGGTGATGGAGCGGTGTCCGGTTGCGGTAGTGCGCGCTTCATTTCATATGCTCTACGGAACTGATTTGTTTCTTAGTGGTCGAAACCGTCAGGACGCCTTACGGCTGCTTTTACAGGCCAGCCACACCTTCGAGCAGATCGGATACACTCACCTGCCGGAGGGCAATGTGTACCTAAGCATCTACGGAAATATGTATTACCAAGTGGGCGACTACCAGAAGGCCATTGAGTATCTGAAAACGGCCCTGCGTTACCACGAAAACGGGCTGATCGATACGTACCCTGAGTGGAACACGCTTGGTATGGCCTACCAGCGACTTGGGCAGTACGCGCTGGCCGAACAGGCGTTCCACCGGACAATCGCCATTGCTAGGCAACGGCGCAACCTCGATTACATCGGGCTGGGTAGCGGTAACCTGGGTAATACGCTTCGGCTCGCCGGTCGTTACCGGGAAGCATTACCGTATCTCCAGACCCGAATTACTATTCTTCAGAAAACGTTGCCGGTCAATGCCGCCCTGTCGGCACTGAACATTGCCCGGATTCACCTGCTTCTGGATAGTACCGACCGGGCGAAGCAAGACATCGAACTGGCCCAACAGCTATTCCACGGCGAACAGAAGCAGCACCCAATTCCCTACTACGAAACGCTGACCGCCTATTACAGGAAGACGGGCAACTTCGCGCTGGCAACCCGCTACCTCGACTCAACGCTTACCTGTAAGGACTCGTTGATGCGGCAGATGAGCAACAAGGCTTTGTCTGTTGCCGAAGGTAATCTGCGGGCCGAGCAATACCTGAGCACGCTGAAGCAGAGTGAAACGAACCGGCACTGGTCTGTTCTGGTGCGGAACGTCGTTATCGCGGCTCTGCTGTTGCTGGGCCTGGCGGGCTGGTACGTAATCAGGCAGCGGCAGCGGCAGCAACGATGGGAAGCCGACGTTAAATTGGCGTCGGCGCAGGCGCAGTTGCATCAGTACGTGGCTAGCCTGAGTGAACGAAATGCGCTGATCGAGCGGATGTCGGATGAGTTGACCACGGCTCGGCAGCGTACGCCCGAAATTGACCCGGCGCATAACGACCGCGTGATGACCCTGCTCAACAGCAGTATTCTGACGGGCAAAGACTGGCTTCAGTTTCGCCATCTGTTCGAGCAGGTCTACCCGACATTCTTTGGCGATCTGCACCGGACCCACCCCAACCTGACGCCCGCCGAACTGCGGTTGCTGGCCCTGCTGAAACTCCAGGTGCCCACCAAGCAGATGGCGTATATGCTGGGCGTGTCGGTCGACAGTGTGCATAAGGCCCGCTACCGCCTGCGTAAAAAGGTGGACGAAGCCACCGATAATACCGTTCGCTCACTGCTGGAGCCCGTATAA
- a CDS encoding acyltransferase family protein has protein sequence MNQPAYLSTLTPLRGIAALCVVLLHAQRLALPFVDTAQTMFFNQSYLWVDFFFILSGFIISHVYSDTFTYSVHRHQYWHYIGARFARVYPLHLVTMLWALLAIIHIRHTATQIDPGIQDAFSYWGVPASLLFVQAFHLFDWTPMNGASWSLSTEWWMYMLFPFFVGWIRQFPRIRYALWLCVASMYLWLMYYAAPYASNMHTTTMNLASNWGLFRCAAGFIVGALSYDLYRQQTGRFLLRSSLFFCVVFFLCVLLMHEAASDLLVIALFPVVILSAAYQTGWVKHTLTKRPFQWLGDLSFSIYMVHLPIMLTVDAIGIQANPTMFARFGDIVTNNFVPGQQFAVLLVVVTLIVAAFTYRFIEVPARNYLNARFNTRREEPIAVAM, from the coding sequence ATGAACCAGCCTGCTTACCTCTCCACGCTTACACCCCTGCGCGGTATCGCTGCCCTGTGCGTTGTTCTGCTACATGCCCAGCGATTGGCCCTGCCATTTGTCGATACGGCTCAGACGATGTTTTTCAATCAGAGCTATTTATGGGTCGATTTCTTTTTCATACTGAGTGGTTTCATAATCAGTCATGTATATAGTGATACATTCACCTACTCAGTACACCGACACCAGTATTGGCACTACATAGGTGCTCGGTTTGCCCGCGTCTATCCACTTCATTTAGTTACCATGTTATGGGCATTGCTGGCCATAATTCACATTCGGCATACCGCTACACAGATTGACCCGGGTATTCAGGATGCCTTTAGTTACTGGGGAGTACCCGCTTCGCTGCTGTTCGTTCAGGCATTTCACCTCTTCGACTGGACGCCCATGAACGGTGCTTCCTGGTCGCTCAGTACGGAGTGGTGGATGTATATGCTATTCCCGTTTTTTGTCGGCTGGATTCGGCAGTTTCCCCGGATCAGGTATGCCCTTTGGCTGTGCGTTGCCAGCATGTACCTCTGGCTGATGTATTATGCAGCACCATACGCCAGCAATATGCACACGACTACCATGAACCTCGCTTCCAACTGGGGGTTGTTTCGTTGTGCGGCTGGCTTTATCGTCGGTGCACTTAGTTATGACCTGTATCGCCAGCAGACAGGCCGTTTCCTGCTGAGGAGCAGCCTGTTTTTCTGCGTGGTCTTTTTCCTCTGCGTACTGCTCATGCACGAAGCTGCCAGTGACCTACTCGTGATTGCCCTGTTTCCCGTCGTTATCCTGTCGGCTGCTTACCAAACGGGTTGGGTAAAACACACACTGACGAAGCGGCCTTTTCAATGGCTGGGTGACCTATCCTTCTCGATTTATATGGTGCATTTGCCGATTATGTTAACGGTCGACGCAATAGGCATTCAGGCGAACCCAACAATGTTTGCCCGCTTCGGCGATATAGTAACGAACAATTTTGTACCGGGCCAGCAATTCGCAGTTCTGCTGGTTGTGGTGACGCTTATCGTCGCTGCGTTCACCTATCGCTTTATTGAAGTGCCTGCCCGAAACTACCTGAACGCCCGGTTCAATACGCGACGCGAAGAGCCGATAGCCGTAGCCATGTAA
- a CDS encoding nuclear transport factor 2 family protein — protein MKTLFRFPLPTLIGCFLISFSTVNAQMVVDNLQKEGVEMNPNADRDIKIATDFIKAVVIDEDQAKARTMVIPGFKAYGPAMADSSMIDETMQGWQRTYVNQKNRKVVVRPLSFRVKTGPYKGDWVSIWGDYTFTESGKTITFPYTYLMMIINGKIAGARIYHDTASIMTQLGYKVTPPDVATK, from the coding sequence ATGAAAACGCTGTTTCGCTTTCCGCTTCCCACACTAATTGGTTGCTTCCTTATTTCTTTCTCCACGGTCAACGCGCAGATGGTCGTTGACAATCTCCAGAAAGAGGGGGTAGAGATGAACCCCAACGCTGATCGTGACATCAAAATCGCTACCGATTTTATCAAGGCCGTCGTTATCGACGAGGACCAGGCGAAGGCCCGAACGATGGTTATACCTGGCTTTAAGGCATACGGCCCGGCAATGGCCGATTCGAGTATGATTGATGAGACAATGCAGGGTTGGCAACGAACCTATGTCAATCAAAAAAACAGAAAGGTTGTGGTTAGACCGCTGTCGTTTCGGGTGAAGACAGGCCCGTACAAAGGCGATTGGGTGTCTATCTGGGGTGATTACACCTTTACGGAGTCTGGCAAGACTATCACGTTTCCATACACGTACCTGATGATGATAATCAACGGTAAAATCGCTGGTGCCCGCATCTATCACGACACGGCATCGATCATGACGCAGCTTGGCTACAAGGTTACTCCGCCCGACGTGGCCACCAAATAA
- a CDS encoding CAP domain-containing protein, with translation MKEFVSMPLMNWVGNTSECNEGKVSTAYIAAQASRINYYRAMAGIEGKVVFADSLNRKAQKAVLMLGEAGVLTHTVKKSWRCRSTEGEWAVVNSNLAQTGGTNPDFITQYIADKGDNNADVGHRRWLLSPVVTVMGTGNMLHPKSKIAYNALPMNLSAFSTTRMATRDEYVCWPVAGYIPYQLVFPRWSFHMAGADFSNSVVNIKKDGKAVTATIVSDDDTDYGDNALIWEMDAVTKPGSDQVYEVSIQNVRKGGQVRAFTYTVTVIDPATK, from the coding sequence ATGAAAGAATTTGTCAGTATGCCACTCATGAACTGGGTCGGGAATACCAGCGAGTGTAATGAAGGCAAAGTGTCGACTGCGTACATAGCCGCGCAGGCAAGCCGGATCAATTACTACCGGGCAATGGCGGGGATAGAAGGCAAGGTCGTCTTTGCCGATTCACTGAACCGGAAGGCACAAAAAGCCGTGTTGATGCTGGGCGAAGCCGGTGTGCTGACACACACGGTGAAGAAAAGCTGGAGGTGCCGTTCGACCGAAGGAGAGTGGGCCGTTGTTAATTCCAATCTGGCGCAGACCGGGGGAACAAACCCTGATTTTATTACGCAGTATATTGCTGATAAAGGCGACAACAATGCCGACGTCGGCCACCGCCGGTGGCTATTGTCGCCCGTGGTCACTGTGATGGGTACGGGTAACATGCTTCACCCGAAGTCGAAAATAGCGTACAATGCGCTGCCGATGAATCTTAGTGCGTTTTCGACAACCCGAATGGCGACCCGCGACGAGTATGTCTGCTGGCCCGTGGCCGGATACATTCCTTACCAGCTGGTATTTCCCCGGTGGTCGTTTCACATGGCTGGTGCCGATTTCTCTAACAGCGTAGTGAACATAAAGAAGGATGGAAAAGCCGTGACCGCCACCATTGTCAGCGATGATGATACCGATTACGGTGATAACGCACTGATCTGGGAGATGGACGCCGTGACCAAACCCGGCAGCGATCAGGTCTACGAGGTGTCGATTCAGAACGTTCGGAAAGGCGGGCAGGTCCGGGCGTTTACGTACACGGTCACGGTTATCGACCCGGCCACCAAATAA
- a CDS encoding GNAT family N-acetyltransferase, which produces MKGNELDWYLNIGFFRMHQDMFTCQYVVHDNVACPVHWLRLRIADVSLGEKQRRLIRINAAFTVTTQPFVLTSEVETLYAQYKATMTFDAPESVTYWLTNGNRYAVFDTYSVEVRDNGRLIAVGIFDRGNQSIAGIMNFYHPDYARYSLGKYLMLEKIRYAQQHSRSYYYPGYLVSNYPKFDYKLFPCQAATDVFDAGTHQWLPFAWNTVQRLATDIFNEMQYDPYTDS; this is translated from the coding sequence ATGAAAGGCAACGAACTGGACTGGTATTTAAATATCGGCTTTTTCCGCATGCACCAGGATATGTTTACCTGCCAGTATGTGGTACACGACAACGTAGCCTGCCCCGTTCACTGGCTCCGGCTACGAATTGCTGACGTTAGCCTTGGCGAAAAGCAGCGTCGCCTGATTCGGATCAATGCTGCGTTTACGGTAACGACTCAGCCGTTTGTGCTGACCAGCGAAGTCGAAACGCTTTACGCGCAGTATAAAGCTACTATGACGTTTGACGCGCCCGAATCGGTTACTTACTGGTTGACAAACGGAAATCGGTACGCGGTTTTCGACACGTATTCGGTTGAGGTGCGCGACAACGGACGGCTGATTGCCGTGGGTATTTTCGACAGGGGCAACCAGAGCATCGCGGGTATCATGAACTTTTACCACCCCGACTACGCCAGATATAGCCTGGGCAAGTACCTGATGCTGGAGAAAATCCGGTACGCGCAGCAGCATAGCAGGTCCTACTATTACCCCGGCTATCTTGTCAGCAACTACCCTAAGTTCGATTATAAACTGTTTCCCTGTCAGGCCGCTACGGATGTGTTTGATGCGGGTACACACCAGTGGCTTCCGTTTGCGTGGAACACGGTTCAGCGGCTTGCTACCGACATTTTCAACGAAATGCAGTATGACCCTTACACCGACAGCTAA